The Cynocephalus volans isolate mCynVol1 chromosome 1, mCynVol1.pri, whole genome shotgun sequence region gtgGGCAGAGACCCAGATGAAGTGAAAGGATGAGTCATGCGGATATCTGGGGTAGGACTGATACTGGCAAAGGAAACGGCGAGTGCAAAGGCCCGGAGGTAAGAATGTGTCTGGTGTGTTCCTGGAACAGCAAGGAGGCAGTGTGGCTGCAGCAGATGGGGTAAAGGGAAGATTGGAGATCTTCCCACGGGGGTCCAGATCATGAGGGCCTTGTAGAGCACAGTTACAGTTAGGCCATTGATTTTTATTCTAGGCTGCCTGGCAAGATAAGCGCTTATGTTGTTCAAAGAGTCCCACAGCCCCACACCATCTGGTCCTTGTGCTCCAGGTCCAGCCCCACCCACCATCTTGCTGTTCCTCGAATCTACTCTtcccaccacagggcctttgcacatgccttCAAACTGGAATTCTTTTCCACTCCTATCCCTTCTTCCCTTGGTTAACTCCTACCTATCCTCCACATCTCAGCTCAAATATCTCAGGCTTTCCAGATCTCCCTGGCCAGGTCAACAATCCCTCCTTATGGGAGCTAATCCTAGTGGTCATAAAGTTATCAGGATGACCAATCAAACTCTGTCTACAACCTACACTGTGAGCTTCCCAAGGGCAAGTATTGTGGTCCATTTTGTTCAGTGAAATATCCTCAGGTGtgccagtgcttggcacatagtaggccctcaataaatatgtgtcacattaatgaacaaatgaatagtATAAGTACTTTATAAAGATCatctcatttcatttaattttatccagtttactgaagctcagagagtgaGGCGACTTGACTAAAGTCAGACTCCAAGTATGCTACAGTCAGGACTGGAATCCAGGTTTTTCTTATTCCAAGCTGGGAACATTACCCCAATTCTTTACCTGGCACACATAGGTTAGTTGTTTGAAAATCAGCTGCAATAGTTCCTCCATGCCTGTACTCATGACCTTTTGCAATGTGACTAAGAGATGGAGTCTATTTCTTCACCCCTTGAATCTGACTTGGCCATGTCACTTTGGCCATTGGGACATTAGAAATCATAACACAAGCAGAGGTTCAAAAAGCACTGTGCATCAGAGCTTATCCTCTCTTTCTGAACACGGAACCCTGAGATCACCATGTGAATAAGCCCAAGCTAGCCTCATGGAGGCGAACTGAGGCATCCCAGCAAACAGCCTGCCAAGAACTAGGCATGTGAGTGGGGCTATCTAAGACCACCCAGTCTCAGCAGACAGCAATTGCATGAATGGGCCTAGGTAAGAGCAGAACTACCCAGCTGATCCCAGGCCAGATTGCCAACTCACATGGGctaataaattgttgttttagACAACTGAGTTTagagtggtttgttatgcagcaaagcCTAGCTGACACACATACCTGGTGGACACACTTTGCAGACAACACACATACATGAGTGCACAAATGTACACAAATGACCTTGCATAGAAAATTTGTCAGCACCCACACAGACACTTACATGCCCCTTGCAGGCCACATATACACGCGTGCCTTGATTCAGGCCACTCTCCTGGCTGCTCACACATCAATGTAACCATGAATCTGGGAATGGATGGGTCAACACTGCCCAAGCTCTGTGTCCCTGGcactgcccagcacagtgctgggcatggAGAAGACAAATAAAGCAAAGGGCAGAGAATGAGCCAGAGGTCAACACCAATGGGCAGATGGACAGGAGATGACTACACAGCCACAAgaaggggtggggacaggagccAGGAGCCTGCTTGTGAGAAGCAGTGCAGTGTGTGGTTAAGATCTGGGCTTTGGAACCCAACTGCACGAGTTCAAATACTGCCTCGGCATCTTCCTTGCTGTGTGCCCATGGGCTAGTCACTTGGactctcttggcctcagtttccccatctatgaaATAGGGATGAAAATactacctacctcacagagtcTTTGGAGGGTTTGATGGAAGTTCTCAGCACAGCCCCTGGAACATGATGATGGCTGTTTACTACCCTTACCCATCAGGACCCTCCTCCTCCAATGGTACCTCCTCTGAGAAGCCCATTCCCCACCTTCCTCTGCTCCCCTGCCGTCCacagatttctctctctcccacagccTTCTGTGAGCCcctcaagagaaggagaaatcaCTGCTATGTACCCAGCACCAAGGACACATGGTTAGGGAGTGATTGCAGAATGACTaaatgatccccattttacatatgactAAATATGGGTTCCTTGAGAGCCTGAGATTCCCAGAGGTGCTGAGAGGTTCCCAGGTAAAGGAGGAGGCCTAGGGGTCAGGGCCACAGCTTCAGTTTTTATCCCTCTTAGAGACCCACGTGGGCAGGGACATCACCCCTCTGGTTACTGTCATGCTCAGTGCGCAGCACAGCTCCTGGCACACAGCGGGTGCTCACAAGTGCTTATCTCACAGATTATACTTgagattctattttttaaattgtctccAACTTAAAGGGCAGTGGGGGGGTGTTGTAAAGAAGCACTGGAAAAGTTTTGAGAAGGAAATTGGAACCAATAAATGATCTGCTGTGCATAACATGACTATGGAGAAATGGAGGGTGTCAGAGAACTAAGAAAATTAAGGATGGATTAAGAGGAaactaagcaaatgaaaaaatcaaaGCAGGTAGTAACTCCAGGAAGAACAAAGAGTTGTACAGGAGGAAATGTGACCAAAATACATAACATGGCTTGGCAGGAAACAGCATTTATATAGTCATAATACAGATAACACTGAATATTTACTTAACGAAAAATAGTGATATGTATAGGTTGAAAGGAAGAGGGGGTGAGTAAAAGTTAAATCTTCCTTGATAATTATAATCATAAGAACAAATGATTTTGACCACTTACTGGGTGATGTGccttattctaagcactttacatctTGAATCCTCATAACAAACAAGCAACCTAAATATTCTTActactctcattttacaaatgagaaaactcaggCAGAGTAGGTTAGGTCACTTGCCCCTGGTCACAGGGCCAGTAAGGGGAAGGACCAGGACGCCAGGCAGTCAGGCTGCAGAGGTCATACTGTGAAGACATCAGACTGGAAAGTCAATCAATATTTGCCTAAAATTAGCCAAGAAAACAGCAGGAAaagcaagttatttaaaaatatagaggaaagtaccagaagaaataattaaaagagttGAAAGTGGTTGCTTTGAGGGAGCAGGGCTAGGCGGGAGGACAGGACAAAGGAATGTCTTATTAGTGCTATTTAATTTGTTCAGATACATAAACATGCCTATGAGATGGAGGTgggaactggcagaaaaagaacaGGAGGGAACTTTCCATGGTGATAGTGATGTTCTATATCCTGATGGGGGTTTGAAGTATGGTATGAATTTGTCTAAACTCAACAAATGATACCTTTAAGATCTGTGAATTtcattgtatataaattttacctccagaaaaaaaaaaaaaaagaaccacaaatATTGAACTCTATCTAATGAGATGCATACTGAAGCGTACTGATGTTTTCAAATTACTTtgaaaagcttaaaaacaaataagtagtATTAATAGATGGATAgagggatggatagatgggtagaTTCCTGATAGagcaaaatagcaaaatattaacaattgtgCATTAGTAGCTGGGTTTGTGAGTATTCACTGtataattctttcaacttttctatgtgtttgaaatttttcttaatgaaataCTGGGGGAAATATATGAATGTATTACCTAAAAAATAATATTACGTTTTTAAAAACCTGGATGGACATTGTCATGGGCCTGGATAGACCTGCACACCTCTAAGCCCTCCCATGTGCATGTCTATCTGGGGGCAATTGTCACCATGCTCTTGCCTGTGTCCCCACCCTACCCTGGGATCCTAGGGTCAGGACCTGTACCCTAATTcctcagcccctccctgctcccttgTACACAGGATGTCAGGCAGGATGGGGGTCTCCTCCCCCTGGCCTCCTTGAATGCCTCAGTAGCAGAAACAACCATTTCACCAGGGACAGAAACAGGTCCCGGCAGCTACATTCCATCCCCTGCCAAAAGGGTAAACTGAGGTCAGGGGGGTAACTTTCCCAGGGCCCATCACACCTTCATGACAGAAGTGAGCAGCCAGGTTGCCTGTCTCCCAAACCCACGTGTATATAATTAGCTGGTGGGAAATAGATCAGGGAGCAGATCTCATCTCTGCCTAATTAGGGGCTAGGCAGCTGGGGCCAGGCTGGCCTGGGGAGCTGCTAGGAGGCTGGAGGCCTGGCAGCCCCAGGAGACAGGGCAGCAGCTGCAGGCCCTCGGAGGGGTGGAAAAGAGCGGCTGCTGCTCACTATTCCTCACGCTCCAGCTGGAGGCGGAACAATAGAGGGGCTGTTTCCGCAGACCCCTGAGTCTGGTGGGGGGGATTGGGGATGGCAAAAAACCCCAGCCTGCTCTATCCACAGATCTCTGCGTGGGAGACTGGTAGGCTCCAGAATCCTGGAAGAGGGGGAGCCCTTCCAGGACCACGCAGCACTGTTGGAGAAGTCAAGGCTAGGTCTGGCCCCTTCTCCACTTCTCTGCTCTCTTCCCAACAGACCTTCCCCATGCCCTTCTCGGCTaacccctggcccagctccagAGAACAGAAGCCCCTGGATATACCTGCTTTACATTATATGGCTATTTGTGTGCTTGCTGCTTAGTTGCCTGTTCTCTTCCCCTAGACTagggcagagaccatgtctgTCTTATTCTGTGCTGACCAcctggtaggtgctcaataataaaatacctagtaggAAAGGCTTCCAGGATGAGGAAGAGAGGTGTGGTATGTGTTGGGAGAATCAGGGATTTGGACTGCCACTGACTATAGGGACCCCAGGCTGTCCTGCACACCTGCTGAACAGCCCACGTGTCACTACCCCTCCCAGAGCTTAACTTCCTACTGTAAGACAATACACCCGACCCTCAAAAGGTCACCTGGAGGATTGAGTGACAGGATGAGCCCAGCAGAAGGGGTCACCCACCAGTCCTGTGACctgaacctcaatttcttcacATGTAAAACACAGCTAAACCATCCACCTTATTGGGTTGCTGGGGTCGGGGGAAGGGGGCTGCCAGGCTACAGCAAGGGGCAATGACTAGCACAGAATTCCAACAGGGTTGCCACAATGGGCTAGACTTCGACACTTTAAAGGGTGCCACTTCTGCAGAGCCTGTCCAGATTACTACCCTGACCCTCACTCCTTTAGCATAGAGACCCGGAGGTCCAGCTCTTGTACTGTCCAAACTGCTGGGTGCCTGTGGGCAGGTCATTGcctccttgtgcctcagtttccccatctgtatctGTAGACTCCATTCTTATGAGCTTGAACATCATCCTCTTCTGTAAACTaattttcccttctctccccaaaTTGCCCAGGTCCATTCCAGGCCCTGGGGGGCTGGTTGTGGACAGACAGACAGCTGGGCTGACCTGGATATTTGTCAACAGCCCAGCAGAAATCTCTTttttatgcttaaaataaaaCCTACATCAAACCTGCCACCAAAGCCCCATTAGAACTTCCTGTTTCTGAGTGCTGCAGCCAACACAGCCTGCGAGAGAGGAAGCGCCACCCagtccctccccactcccaccctggggggtgggagaggccACCCCAGGCTTTCACCCTTTGTATGCCTGGCCCTAACCCTGGCTGCTCCACCAGACAAGGGTGGGGTCTCCTAGTGGGTAACTAACCTGCAGGGAGACTGAAGAAGCTGAAACCTCAAAGCCCATGCCAGCCCTGAATACCGGAATACTGGAATATAGCAGGAAAGGCCCGGAATGCAACAGTGTCCCAACCCAAGGAGGACTGTGCCACCTAAGTCTCCCACTGAGGCCCAGGAGGGAGACTGGCTTGTCCAGAATCACACAGAACTGAGGGCAAGGCCACTTGTTTTGTGTTGTCCACCCCAAGTCCCCCTTCCTCCAATAACTCCCACTTCCCACTCCCACTCTATGGCCTGTGTGACCTCGAGTTCAGGGTTTGCCCTGTCTGAGCTTCTTGCCCCCTTGGGAacttggcagggggtgggggagggtccATAGACCCTGTCAGCCTTTCCCCTGCAGGTCCCAGGGGAAGGACCTCAATCCTAGTCTCAGCTCCATCCCCACCCACTCTGTGGCTGGACCTCAGATTCCTCCTCTATGAAGGGGGTCTGCCAGCCTCCTGGGAGAGTTATAATGACCCCCTATGGGGCAAGTCTCAGGCCAGGCCAGTCACCAACCTCATGTCCCACCAGATCTTGGAGTGAACAATCACTAAGTTTTGAAGTTCCCATCCCCAGACTTCTCCCACCCTTCCCCTTGTGAACACAGAAGAGTCTGAAGGCCCAGCCCTTGAGAAACAAGCATTTGAGTTTATTAACCAAGGGGAGGGAAGCCAGAGCAGTACAGTCTCCTAACCAGTCCCTCCTGCAGTCTACCCACCTAGGCCTCCTGCCAAGAACCAGGAAAAGCAGCAGATAgaccccctcctcccttccccatccccagggTGAGTTCCCAGGGAGCCAGAGTCCACTGAGTAAGGAAGAGGAAGTCAGCAAAGGACAGAGgccaaggaaggaaggaggaaacagAACTACTGGGTAAACAGGCTTGGTGAGATCCCTGGGCCCCTCGCTCTCAGTGGGGAGGGCTAAGCGCCCCAAATCCAGCCCCATGAGAGGAAGAGAAACCAAGCAGCAGTACATTCATGTCAAAATCCTTGCacgtgggagtgggggtggggggcttcaGTCCTTGCCAGAGGATGCTGGTCCAGCCCCTAAGCCTCCATACAGGTTCACCCAAAGGAGCAGCCTCTGTTCTGCCCAGAGCCAGGGAATGGATGCAAGAGAGGTCAAGGGACCAGTACCTCTCTAAGATCTGTCCTGTGGCAAATTCCGAGTCCAGGGGAGCCTAGCCTTCAGCTGCTGGGGTCTCTCGTGCCTGCCGCAGCCCATATAGCCACTTGATCACACGGGCATTGCGCTCTACCACCGACACGCCGTATGGGGCGCGTTCCCCAGCCCGTTCCTCCACAGTAGCAGAGCTGCGGTGGGAGCAGCCCCCCTCAGAGCTGCCCGGCCCAGCACTGGGCCCGGCCAGGGACACAATGTCCGAGCTGGCCCGTGCCAGGTGGGCCACACCCAGCCCCCGTGCCTCCTCTGGATCCAGCCCGCAGAAGTTAAAAAAGCGTTCAAGGTCAGCTGCTGCCCTCGAGAAGCGCTCGCTCAAGTCTGACTTTGAGCGTTGCAAACTCGGTGGCCAGGCTGGGCTGGAGGCGGCGGCAGTGCCCGGTGACGGGCAGGGGCGGGCAGGTGAGGCAGGCACCGGGGGGCGGACGTCCACTCGGCGGACCGCAGCCGTGCTGGGTGGCGGGCGTGGAGGCATGACTGGAGGGGCCGGGCGGGCTCCCTCTGCCCGTCCAGGGGTACGGCTGGCCTCAGCAGGGGACCCGGGACTATCACACAAGTCGATGAGGCTGCTGAGGATGTCCAGGTCCAGCTGGGGCCGGCGGCCAGGGCCAGGCAGACATCGGCGGCTGGGCGTGAGCACTGTGCGGCGAGTCCCGGGGCTAAAGAGTGGCTGTTTGGACAGCAGCGGCTGCACAGGTTCTTGGCGGGTGTTGGCCACATGCAGGCTCTTGACGTACTTGGCCTTGTCGGCCTCCAGGCGCTCCACAGCACTCGGTTTCCGGGCTCCACCGTCTGCTGGCCTCCGTAGCAGGTAGCCGGGGACCTTGGTCCGCAGGCGGCAAGGTAgggcgggggcggcgggggcACCGGGAGTCAGCGTGTCCACCGGCATGGCTGTCACATACCCCGAGGGCTGCGGTCTGAAGAGACCGGTGAAATGAAGAGACAGAGATCCAGGCAGAAAGTTGGCAGCTGGACGCCGGCAGCAGCTgcggggaaggaaagaaaaagacgCTGAGCACGCTCAGACAAAGGCTCAGCAAGGCTGAGAGGCTAATACGCCATCCCTATTATAAGGTGATGGCCACACCCCTGCTTCACGGGGAGCCAATCAACAGGCAGAAAGCAACTGCTGAAGCGCTTGTGGTCCCACCCACATCCCTTCCCTCCTGTGCGGGGAGAACCAGGCCCAGCTGAGGCAGAGAGAGCTAAGAGGCGCTAGAGAAGAAAGATACGGACAGCCTGAGCAGAAAAGAGAGGGCAAGGCATGCTCTAAAGGAAGCAAAGTaggctccaggctctgtgctgggcatgagCCTTCTCAACCTCACTGTCCTCTCAACAGCCCCATTTTGTGGATGGGAAAACTGGAGCCCAGGTAGACAACCAACTTGCTTAAGCTAACCCAGCAATTTGATGGCTCTGCCCCTTGCCTCTAAGCAGGGAGGTTCTGGCACAGGGGTGTTAGGGTTAACTGACCAAGAGAAAGGTTTCTAGCTCTACACCCCACCTGGACTGCCTGGTACCACCTCCACCCCCTCACCCACCTAGGCAGGAAACTGTCCTGTGCCATCCACCTGCCTAGACATGCCAGGCCCCAGGCACAGGAGCAGAGCTTGTAGGGGAGGATGGTAGAAAATCTCCACCTCCGCCCCTGTGGAGTTCAGACACCCATCAGTTTCCATATAAACTCCAACGTCAGGCCCCCAGTGATCCAGTCACTTGTCAGGTGGAAACGTCAGCATTGAGCTATGCTGCTCCAAGAGAAGCCGGAAATGCCCCAGATCACAGAGCCCTGCACAGAGGTACCCATTAGACCTCTGATCTACTGGAAGCCACGAGATGGGCACTCATAGGAAGGCCCCTTCCTGGGTGTACAGGTATCCACATGGTCACCCAAGCATCAGATCTAGATGCCCCAGGAATCAAGCCAATCCTGTCCCTGTTCCCAAGGAAAGGCCAAGATCACAAACAGCCACCTTCCCCCAGGCCCCTTGGAAACGGAACAGAAGAAACCCATACACCAAGTCCTGAaacttctcatctgtaaaatggaagggCGCTGGGGGTACTTAGTCTAGGTGTTCCTCAAGAGGACTTGCAGCTCAGGCCATCTTGACCTGTGCTGCCCAATTcaatagccactagccatatgcgGCTAttcaaatttaactttaaatttaaattaaataaaaacttaaaattcgGTTCCTGAATc contains the following coding sequences:
- the FAM110A gene encoding protein FAM110A, which produces MPVDTLTPGAPAAPALPCRLRTKVPGYLLRRPADGGARKPSAVERLEADKAKYVKSLHVANTRQEPVQPLLSKQPLFSPGTRRTVLTPSRRCLPGPGRRPQLDLDILSSLIDLCDSPGSPAEASRTPGRAEGARPAPPVMPPRPPPSTAAVRRVDVRPPVPASPARPCPSPGTAAASSPAWPPSLQRSKSDLSERFSRAAADLERFFNFCGLDPEEARGLGVAHLARASSDIVSLAGPSAGPGSSEGGCSHRSSATVEERAGERAPYGVSVVERNARVIKWLYGLRQARETPAAEG